In one window of Paenarthrobacter nicotinovorans DNA:
- the hrpA gene encoding ATP-dependent RNA helicase HrpA: MTLQISYPAELPVSERREDLMAAIAANQVTIIAGETGSGKTTQIPKMCLELGLGDKGLIGHTQPRRLAARTVAERIASELDVEIGQEVGFQVRFTGEVSASTKIKLMTDGILLAEIQRDKLLRKYSTIIIDEAHERSLNIDFILGYLKRILPQRPDLKIIITSATIDPQRFAKHFGSDEEPAPIIEVSGRTYPVEIRYRPLTQPADADDETSDDELEEDRDPLDAVCDAVDELAKEAPGDILIFFSGEREIRDAAEAINGRIQSNRRLAGTEVLPLFARLSLQEQHRVFNPGGKRRIILATNVAETSLTVPGIKYVIDTGTARISRYSHRTKVQRLPIERVSQASANQRSGRCGRVSEGIAIRLYSEEDFESRPQFTDPEILRTNLAAVILQMTAMGVARGPKDVENFPFVEPPETRAINDGVTLLRELGALSPAKSADARGNGRSGGGLTAVGQKLAQLPVDPRLGRMIVEAGKRGCVREVMILAAALTIQDPRERPTDKQQLAAEKHARFRDEISDFTGFLNLWNYIQEKQRELSSTQFRKLCRNEFINYLRVREWQDLFTQLRQLAKPLGIALDNKREADPVGNYEGIHISLLSGLLSHIGLLDERKREYAGARGSRFAIFPGSALFKKSPTFVMAAELVETSRLWARVAAKFDPLWAEQVAPDLVKRTYSEPHWSSRQGAVLAHEKVTLYGVPIIPNRRVNYGRIDPELSRELFIRHALVEGEWKTHHKFFHRNRALLQEIEELETRMRRRDILVDDQTLFEFYDARVGKDVVSERHFDKWWKDARQSDPHLLDFDQSLLMSEDAEALDDSAYPKTWLHKGFELPLSYEFHPVAPGSAPNPSDGVTAEVPVLFLNQLDDAPFRWQIPGQRVELVTALIKSLPKQVRKNFVPAPDVARQATAALEADFDPAGDELEPSLELVLRRLRGHIIPPGSWNWDAVPPHLRVSFKVVDSKGKVLDEGKDLAELQEKLAPATRRAIAESLGATPATTLRTPSGKGTASQAAPPAGAPAPGEGTVAERTGITEWDFGTVDRQVSRAVKGHAVTGFPALMDEGKSVALRVFQSKAEQEAAMRSGVIRLLALRIPSPDRYVLEHLSNTEKLTFSQNPHGSVSALIADCALAAIDKLVPQELPWDRESFDALYEVVRAELIDTVFTVTAVVERILASTRRIQKALKSNASLPLISALNDMKSQLEQLVFPGFVAQTGYAQLSQLPRYLQAIEKRLEKLPGNVQRDSLNMGIVQALEDDYDDAVSALLPGRRAGAELTRVRWMIEELRVSLFAVELGTAYSVSEKRIRTVLNQALAPA; encoded by the coding sequence ATGACACTTCAAATTTCCTACCCCGCAGAGCTGCCCGTTTCCGAGCGCCGCGAGGATCTGATGGCGGCCATTGCCGCAAACCAAGTGACCATCATTGCCGGCGAGACCGGCTCGGGCAAGACCACGCAGATCCCCAAGATGTGCCTCGAACTCGGCCTCGGTGACAAGGGCCTGATCGGCCATACCCAGCCGCGCCGTCTGGCGGCCCGCACAGTGGCCGAACGCATCGCCTCCGAACTGGACGTCGAGATCGGCCAGGAAGTGGGCTTCCAGGTCCGTTTCACCGGCGAGGTCAGCGCCTCCACCAAGATCAAGCTGATGACTGACGGCATCCTGCTCGCCGAAATCCAACGGGACAAACTGCTCAGGAAATACAGCACCATCATCATTGACGAGGCCCACGAACGAAGCCTCAACATCGACTTCATCCTGGGTTACCTCAAGCGCATCCTGCCGCAGCGTCCGGACCTGAAGATCATCATTACCTCGGCAACTATTGATCCCCAGCGCTTCGCCAAACACTTCGGCAGTGATGAAGAGCCTGCACCCATCATCGAAGTCTCCGGCCGCACCTACCCGGTGGAGATCCGCTACCGCCCGCTTACACAGCCTGCAGACGCTGATGACGAGACCTCGGACGACGAACTCGAAGAAGACCGCGATCCCCTTGACGCCGTCTGCGATGCCGTGGACGAGCTCGCCAAGGAAGCACCGGGAGACATTCTCATCTTCTTCTCCGGCGAGCGTGAAATCCGCGACGCCGCCGAGGCCATCAACGGCCGCATCCAAAGCAACCGGCGCCTTGCAGGCACCGAAGTCCTTCCCCTCTTTGCCCGGTTGAGCCTCCAGGAACAGCACCGGGTCTTCAATCCCGGGGGTAAACGTCGCATCATTCTGGCCACCAACGTGGCCGAAACCTCGCTTACTGTCCCGGGTATCAAGTACGTGATCGACACCGGCACTGCACGCATCTCGCGCTATTCGCACCGCACCAAGGTCCAACGCCTGCCCATCGAGCGGGTCTCCCAGGCATCGGCCAACCAGCGTTCAGGCCGTTGCGGCCGCGTGTCGGAGGGCATCGCGATCCGCTTGTATTCGGAAGAGGATTTCGAATCACGTCCGCAGTTTACGGATCCCGAGATCCTCCGGACCAACCTCGCCGCTGTCATCCTGCAGATGACCGCCATGGGAGTTGCCCGCGGACCCAAGGACGTGGAGAACTTCCCGTTTGTGGAACCCCCGGAGACCAGGGCCATCAACGACGGCGTGACCCTGCTGCGCGAACTCGGCGCCTTAAGCCCGGCAAAGTCCGCCGACGCCCGCGGCAACGGCCGAAGCGGCGGTGGACTGACCGCCGTCGGGCAGAAACTCGCCCAGCTTCCTGTCGATCCCCGGCTTGGCCGGATGATCGTGGAAGCAGGAAAGCGCGGATGCGTCCGCGAAGTCATGATCCTCGCCGCCGCGCTGACCATCCAGGATCCGCGTGAGCGGCCAACGGACAAGCAGCAGCTCGCCGCGGAAAAGCATGCCCGTTTCCGCGACGAGATCTCGGACTTCACCGGGTTCCTCAACCTCTGGAACTACATCCAGGAGAAGCAGCGCGAGCTGTCCTCCACTCAGTTCCGCAAACTGTGCCGCAACGAGTTCATCAACTACCTGCGCGTGCGCGAATGGCAGGACCTTTTCACACAGCTCCGGCAGCTGGCCAAGCCCCTGGGCATCGCGCTGGATAACAAACGCGAAGCCGACCCCGTGGGGAACTACGAGGGCATCCACATCAGCCTGCTGTCCGGGCTGCTCAGCCACATTGGCCTGCTCGATGAGCGCAAGCGCGAATATGCCGGGGCACGCGGAAGCCGTTTTGCGATCTTCCCCGGTTCGGCGCTGTTCAAGAAGTCACCCACTTTCGTCATGGCCGCAGAATTGGTGGAGACCAGCAGGTTGTGGGCTCGCGTTGCTGCCAAGTTCGATCCCTTGTGGGCCGAGCAGGTGGCCCCTGATCTGGTGAAGCGAACTTACAGCGAGCCGCACTGGTCCTCCCGCCAGGGTGCGGTACTGGCCCACGAAAAGGTCACGCTCTACGGAGTGCCCATCATTCCGAACCGCCGGGTAAATTACGGACGCATCGATCCGGAGCTCTCCCGCGAGTTGTTTATCCGGCACGCGCTTGTGGAAGGCGAATGGAAGACCCACCACAAGTTCTTCCATCGCAACCGGGCACTCCTGCAGGAAATAGAAGAGCTCGAAACCCGCATGCGACGGCGCGACATCCTGGTTGACGACCAGACTCTCTTCGAGTTCTATGACGCACGCGTGGGCAAGGACGTGGTCTCCGAGAGGCACTTCGATAAGTGGTGGAAGGATGCCCGGCAGTCGGATCCCCATTTGCTGGACTTCGATCAATCGCTGTTGATGAGCGAAGACGCCGAGGCACTGGATGACTCCGCGTATCCCAAAACGTGGCTTCACAAGGGCTTCGAGCTTCCCCTGAGCTACGAGTTCCACCCTGTGGCACCCGGATCCGCTCCCAATCCTTCCGACGGCGTTACCGCTGAAGTTCCGGTACTTTTCCTCAACCAGCTGGACGATGCCCCGTTCCGCTGGCAGATTCCCGGCCAACGGGTTGAGCTCGTCACGGCGCTCATCAAATCCCTTCCAAAGCAGGTACGGAAAAACTTCGTGCCGGCACCGGATGTGGCCAGGCAAGCCACCGCGGCGTTGGAAGCGGACTTCGATCCCGCCGGCGACGAGCTGGAGCCTTCCCTGGAGTTGGTCCTGCGCCGACTCAGGGGGCACATCATTCCGCCCGGCTCGTGGAACTGGGATGCGGTACCTCCGCATTTGCGCGTCAGCTTCAAAGTGGTGGACAGCAAGGGGAAGGTCCTGGACGAGGGCAAGGACCTCGCTGAACTGCAGGAAAAGCTGGCACCGGCCACCCGCCGCGCCATCGCCGAATCACTGGGTGCCACGCCGGCAACCACGCTGCGGACCCCCAGTGGCAAGGGAACAGCCAGCCAAGCCGCGCCACCAGCCGGAGCCCCGGCACCTGGCGAAGGAACGGTAGCCGAACGGACCGGCATCACCGAGTGGGATTTCGGCACCGTGGATCGCCAGGTCAGCCGTGCTGTGAAGGGGCATGCCGTCACGGGGTTCCCCGCCCTGATGGACGAGGGGAAGTCAGTGGCCCTGCGGGTGTTCCAAAGCAAGGCAGAGCAGGAAGCCGCCATGCGAAGCGGCGTCATCCGGTTGCTGGCCCTGCGGATACCTTCTCCGGACCGCTATGTGCTCGAACACCTGAGCAACACCGAAAAGCTCACCTTCAGCCAGAACCCCCACGGTTCGGTGAGCGCCCTGATTGCGGACTGCGCATTGGCTGCGATCGACAAACTCGTGCCCCAGGAACTGCCATGGGACAGGGAGTCCTTCGATGCTCTCTACGAAGTAGTCAGGGCAGAACTGATCGACACCGTTTTCACGGTGACGGCCGTCGTCGAACGCATCCTGGCCAGTACGCGGCGCATCCAGAAAGCGCTGAAGTCCAACGCCAGCCTGCCGCTCATCAGCGCCCTCAATGACATGAAGAGCCAGTTGGAGCAATTGGTCTTCCCCGGTTTTGTGGCACAGACGGGCTACGCCCAGCTCAGCCAGCTGCCGCGGTACCTGCAGGCCATTGAGAAGCGGCTGGAGAAACTTCCAGGCAACGTGCAGCGGGACAGCCTGAACATGGGCATCGTGCAGGCGCTGGAGGATGACTACGACGACGCCGTGTCGGCGCTGCTCCCGGGACGGCGGGCGGGTGCTGAGTTAACCCGGGTGCGCTGGATGATCGAGGAGCTGCGGGTGAGCCTCTTCGCGGTCGAACTCGGCACGGCCTATTCCGTTTCGGAGAAACGCATCCGCACGGTCCTCAACCAGGCACTGGCCCCGGCGTAA
- a CDS encoding HIT family protein, with the protein MSTLFTRIINGEIPGRFVWKDEEVVAFLTIAPITQGHTLVVPREEVDSWTHATPELLAKVMDVAQSIGKVQEGLFDAKRVGVLMEGFEVDHLHVHVWPAYSTADFEIHNVDHNPDPAVMDATAVKLRSALRSAGHGDAVPED; encoded by the coding sequence ATGAGCACATTGTTCACCAGGATCATCAACGGGGAGATCCCGGGCCGCTTCGTCTGGAAAGACGAGGAAGTGGTGGCTTTCCTGACCATAGCCCCCATTACCCAAGGCCACACCCTGGTGGTTCCGCGTGAGGAAGTGGACTCCTGGACGCATGCCACGCCGGAGCTTCTGGCTAAGGTCATGGATGTCGCCCAGAGCATCGGCAAGGTGCAGGAAGGGCTCTTCGACGCCAAGCGCGTTGGCGTCCTGATGGAGGGTTTTGAAGTGGACCACCTGCATGTCCACGTCTGGCCTGCGTATTCCACAGCAGATTTTGAGATCCACAATGTCGATCACAACCCGGACCCTGCGGTGATGGATGCGACGGCCGTAAAGCTGCGTTCCGCGCTGCGTTCAGCCGGACACGGAGACGCTGTCCCGGAAGACTGA
- a CDS encoding NAD(P)-dependent alcohol dehydrogenase, with protein MNPGRPVPPPLAKTISLDTAGSESSTGVLAAAYGATSPVSGLVPLTVARREPGEDDVEIAIEFCGLCHSDVHATRGEWRQPPYPLVPGHEIVGSVTRVGSAVEDFAVGDRVGVGCMVDSCRECDSCLEGLEQYCERGNVGTYGAADPRHEDAVTQGGYSTAVVVDKRFVLRVPGNLDPAAAAPLLCAGITTYSPLRYFDVEEGDSVGVVGLGGLGHMAVKLAKAMGAEVTVFTTSESKFDAARELGADHVVLSKDADAMEAANRSIDVIIDTVAAPHDLNPYFRTLRLDGALFQLGLPADDMPPVSPGLLIRRRLAYAGSLIGGIEETQEMLDFCAEHGVASDIEIVGAGQLNEAYDRMVAGDVKYRFVLDTATLQEPSERADA; from the coding sequence ATGAATCCTGGACGTCCTGTTCCCCCGCCCCTCGCGAAGACCATCTCTTTGGACACTGCCGGTTCCGAGTCCTCCACTGGAGTGTTGGCTGCGGCATATGGCGCCACTTCGCCGGTGAGCGGACTCGTGCCCCTGACAGTGGCCCGCCGCGAGCCTGGTGAAGACGACGTGGAGATCGCCATCGAATTCTGCGGCCTGTGCCACTCTGACGTGCACGCAACACGGGGAGAATGGCGGCAGCCCCCGTATCCGCTGGTTCCCGGTCACGAAATTGTTGGCAGCGTGACCCGGGTGGGATCCGCCGTGGAGGACTTCGCGGTCGGAGACCGTGTTGGCGTGGGCTGCATGGTGGACTCGTGCCGTGAATGCGACAGCTGCCTTGAAGGACTGGAGCAGTACTGCGAGCGCGGCAACGTGGGCACCTACGGCGCAGCCGATCCCCGCCACGAAGACGCCGTCACCCAGGGTGGATACTCGACGGCGGTGGTGGTGGACAAGCGCTTCGTGCTCCGAGTGCCCGGGAACTTGGACCCTGCTGCGGCAGCTCCGCTTTTGTGTGCCGGGATTACCACCTACTCGCCCTTGAGGTACTTCGATGTTGAGGAAGGCGACTCCGTTGGAGTGGTGGGGTTGGGCGGCCTGGGCCATATGGCGGTCAAGCTCGCCAAAGCCATGGGCGCCGAAGTCACGGTGTTCACCACCTCCGAGTCGAAGTTTGACGCAGCCCGGGAACTTGGCGCGGACCACGTGGTGCTGTCCAAGGACGCCGACGCGATGGAGGCTGCCAACCGCAGCATCGACGTCATTATTGATACCGTCGCCGCTCCGCACGACCTCAACCCCTACTTCCGTACGCTTCGGCTGGACGGTGCACTCTTCCAACTCGGGCTTCCTGCCGACGACATGCCCCCGGTCAGCCCCGGCCTGCTTATCCGTCGCCGCCTCGCCTACGCCGGTTCCTTGATTGGCGGCATCGAGGAAACGCAGGAAATGCTGGACTTCTGTGCCGAGCACGGAGTGGCCAGCGACATCGAGATTGTTGGCGCCGGGCAGTTGAATGAGGCCTACGACCGCATGGTGGCCGGCGACGTGAAGTACCGTTTTGTGCTGGATACCGCAACACTTCAGGAACCCTCCGAAAGGGCAGACGCATGA
- a CDS encoding sulfurtransferase: protein MATLMTATELHRRLESGERTVLLDVRWVLGRTDGHANYLEAHLPAAVFVDLPTELADHAAPGRGRHPLPSPDRFQEAARRWGINDGDTVVAYDDSGSMAAARAWWMLRNAGVDSVYLLDGGLSAWRSHGYALEAGEARPAVGNVSLGDGLMPSITEQEAAQWSRDGVLLDARAGERYRGEVEPIDPRAGHIPGAFSAPTTQNVSEAGTFLPAEELRRRFEALGLDTSSRVAVYCGSGVTASHEIAAMEIAGFSAALFPGSFSQWSNNGANEVVVGEGPYGDAADGPSSMSRADGSSVEA from the coding sequence ATGGCCACCCTGATGACTGCCACTGAGCTGCACCGGCGCCTTGAATCGGGAGAGCGGACCGTACTCCTGGATGTGAGGTGGGTCCTTGGCCGGACAGACGGGCACGCGAACTACCTTGAGGCCCATCTTCCGGCGGCGGTCTTCGTGGACCTCCCGACGGAACTTGCGGACCATGCCGCTCCAGGACGCGGGCGCCATCCTTTGCCCTCGCCGGACCGCTTCCAGGAGGCGGCCCGCCGTTGGGGGATCAACGACGGCGACACGGTGGTTGCGTACGACGACAGCGGCAGCATGGCCGCCGCCCGGGCGTGGTGGATGCTCCGCAACGCGGGGGTGGACTCCGTTTACCTCCTCGACGGCGGCCTGTCCGCCTGGCGCTCACACGGCTACGCCCTGGAAGCCGGCGAGGCGCGTCCCGCCGTCGGGAATGTCTCCCTGGGCGATGGCCTAATGCCGTCCATTACTGAGCAGGAAGCGGCGCAGTGGAGCCGCGATGGAGTGTTGTTGGATGCCCGGGCAGGGGAGCGGTACAGAGGCGAGGTGGAGCCCATCGATCCCCGGGCCGGGCACATTCCCGGTGCCTTCAGCGCGCCTACCACGCAGAACGTTTCGGAGGCGGGTACCTTCCTGCCTGCCGAAGAGCTGCGGCGCCGGTTCGAGGCGTTGGGTTTGGACACATCATCCAGGGTTGCTGTGTACTGCGGTTCCGGCGTCACCGCCTCCCACGAGATCGCTGCTATGGAAATTGCAGGCTTCAGCGCGGCCTTGTTCCCCGGTTCGTTTTCGCAATGGTCGAACAACGGGGCGAATGAGGTAGTGGTGGGAGAGGGTCCTTATGGTGACGCTGCCGACGGCCCAAGTAGCATGAGCCGGGCCGACGGGAGTAGCGTCGAAGCATGA
- the cds1 gene encoding L-cysteine desulfhydrase Cds1 translates to MSNSCIQDRTWASEAIRTIEAENNRSADTHLYAVPLPEHWGVQLYLKDESTHRSGSLKHRLARSLFLYGLVNGWITEGTTIVEASSGSTAVSEAYFARLIGLPFIAVMTKTTSPEKIALIEDFGGSCLLVDHASEVYAVAEETARTSGGHYMDQFTYAERATDWRGNNNIAESIFEQLALEEHPVPEWIVVGAGTGGTSATIGRYLRYNRYPTRLAVVDPENSAFYPAWRDGNAAAASGLPSRIEGIGRPRSEPSFVPAVIDHMIQVPDAASVAAMRHLRKLTGLHAGPSTGTNLWGVWQLVARMVAEGRKGSIVSLMCDGGDRYVGSYYDAGWLAAHGLDPAPHEKVLDRFHDTGVWPG, encoded by the coding sequence GTGAGCAATTCGTGTATTCAGGACCGGACCTGGGCCAGCGAGGCCATCCGCACCATCGAGGCTGAAAACAACCGCTCGGCGGACACGCATCTGTACGCGGTGCCCCTGCCGGAACACTGGGGCGTGCAGCTGTACCTCAAGGATGAGTCCACGCACCGCTCGGGCAGCCTGAAGCACCGCCTGGCGAGGTCGTTGTTCCTCTATGGACTCGTCAACGGCTGGATTACCGAGGGCACCACCATTGTGGAAGCGTCCAGCGGCAGCACGGCCGTCTCTGAGGCGTACTTTGCCCGGTTGATCGGCCTGCCCTTCATCGCCGTGATGACCAAAACCACGAGTCCGGAGAAAATCGCCCTCATTGAGGACTTTGGCGGCTCATGCTTGCTCGTGGACCATGCATCGGAGGTCTACGCCGTTGCCGAAGAGACCGCACGGACGTCCGGCGGCCACTACATGGACCAGTTCACGTACGCCGAGCGGGCAACGGACTGGCGTGGCAACAACAACATCGCAGAATCGATCTTCGAACAACTTGCCCTCGAAGAGCACCCGGTGCCCGAATGGATCGTCGTCGGAGCAGGCACAGGCGGGACCAGCGCAACCATCGGCCGATACCTTCGCTATAACCGTTACCCCACACGTCTGGCGGTGGTGGACCCGGAAAACTCGGCCTTCTACCCTGCGTGGCGGGACGGCAACGCGGCGGCAGCGTCCGGTCTGCCTTCCCGCATCGAGGGCATCGGCCGGCCCCGCTCGGAACCGAGTTTTGTTCCGGCCGTAATCGACCACATGATCCAGGTGCCCGACGCCGCATCCGTCGCGGCCATGCGCCACCTCCGCAAACTGACCGGGCTTCACGCGGGCCCTTCCACAGGCACCAACTTGTGGGGTGTCTGGCAGCTGGTCGCCCGGATGGTGGCCGAAGGACGCAAAGGCAGCATCGTTTCACTCATGTGCGACGGCGGCGACCGCTATGTTGGCAGCTATTACGACGCCGGGTGGCTCGCGGCCCATGGCCTGGATCCGGCTCCACACGAGAAAGTGCTGGACCGGTTCCACGACACAGGAGTGTGGCCCGGCTAG